In one window of Fictibacillus phosphorivorans DNA:
- a CDS encoding phosphocarrier protein HPr, translated as MAEKTFKVTSESGIHARPATTLVNQAGQFSSDITLDYNGKSVNLKSIMGVMSLGIQQGSSIVIKAEGSDADEAIAALENVMKKEGLGE; from the coding sequence ATGGCAGAAAAAACATTTAAAGTAACTAGCGAATCAGGAATTCACGCACGTCCAGCAACAACTTTAGTTAACCAAGCAGGTCAGTTCAGCTCAGATATTACACTTGACTACAACGGAAAAAGCGTTAACTTAAAATCAATCATGGGCGTAATGAGTCTTGGAATCCAACAAGGATCTTCAATCGTGATCAAAGCAGAAGGTTCAGATGCAGATGAAGCAATCGCAGCATTAGAAAATGTAATGAAAAAGGAAGGGCTTGGTGAGTAA
- the ptsP gene encoding phosphoenolpyruvate--protein phosphotransferase — MSEKISGIAASAGIAIAKAFVLQNPELTIERKSISDSASEIERFEAALKVSKEELSVIKEKANKELGEDKAAIFAAHLLVLSDPELVDAVKQKIENEKVNAEAAMDDVSSMFINMFESMDNEYMKERAADIRDVSKRVLAHLLNVTFTTPASITEEVVILAEDLTPSDTAQLNRNFVKGFATDIGGRTSHSAIMSRSMEIPAVVGTKTITENVENGVMVIIDGLDGHVIVNPTEDEIATYEEKQKQYQKQKAEWAKLVNEKTFSSDSVQVELAANIGTPADVKGVLENGAEGVGLYRTEFLYMGRDQLPTEEEQFKAYSEVLQKMEGKPVVIRTLDIGGDKELPYLNLPKELNPFLGFRAIRLCLEEQEIFRTQLRALLRASQFGNLKIMFPMIATLGEFRAAKGILLEEKEKLVSEGIEVSESIEVGIMVEIPSTAVMADTFAKEVDFFSIGTNDLIQYTMAADRMNEQVSYLYQPYNPAILRLVKMVIDAAHKEGKWAGMCGEMAGDPIAIPILLGLGLDEFSMSATSVLPARSQILGLSKEKISAHMDEILQMETMEDVVKFAEENF, encoded by the coding sequence ATGTCTGAAAAAATTTCAGGTATTGCAGCATCAGCCGGCATCGCAATCGCAAAAGCGTTTGTTCTTCAAAACCCTGAATTAACGATCGAAAGAAAATCGATCTCCGATTCAGCGAGTGAGATCGAGCGTTTTGAAGCAGCGCTAAAGGTTTCGAAAGAGGAACTTTCTGTTATTAAAGAAAAAGCGAACAAAGAGTTAGGCGAAGATAAGGCAGCGATTTTTGCTGCCCATCTTCTTGTTTTGAGCGATCCAGAACTAGTTGATGCTGTAAAACAAAAGATCGAGAATGAAAAAGTAAATGCAGAAGCGGCAATGGACGATGTTTCATCTATGTTCATCAATATGTTTGAATCGATGGATAACGAATATATGAAAGAGCGTGCTGCAGATATTCGTGACGTTTCAAAACGCGTGTTAGCACATTTGTTAAATGTGACGTTTACAACACCTGCAAGCATCACTGAAGAGGTTGTCATCCTAGCTGAAGATTTAACTCCTTCTGACACGGCTCAATTAAACCGTAATTTTGTTAAAGGATTTGCTACAGACATTGGTGGGAGAACTTCTCACTCAGCAATCATGTCTCGTTCAATGGAAATTCCTGCAGTAGTAGGAACTAAAACCATTACTGAAAACGTTGAGAACGGCGTAATGGTGATCATCGACGGTTTAGATGGACATGTAATCGTGAATCCGACTGAAGATGAAATAGCAACGTATGAAGAGAAACAAAAACAATATCAAAAGCAAAAAGCTGAATGGGCAAAGCTAGTGAATGAAAAAACATTCTCAAGCGATTCTGTTCAAGTTGAGCTTGCGGCTAATATTGGAACACCAGCTGACGTAAAAGGTGTTTTAGAAAACGGTGCAGAAGGCGTCGGTTTATACCGCACAGAATTCCTTTACATGGGACGAGACCAACTTCCTACTGAAGAAGAGCAGTTCAAGGCATATAGTGAAGTGCTTCAAAAGATGGAAGGCAAACCGGTTGTTATCCGTACACTTGATATAGGTGGAGACAAGGAACTTCCTTATTTAAATCTTCCAAAAGAGTTAAATCCTTTCTTAGGATTCCGTGCGATTCGTCTTTGCTTAGAAGAGCAAGAAATTTTCCGTACTCAACTTAGAGCACTTCTTCGTGCTAGCCAATTTGGGAACTTGAAGATCATGTTCCCGATGATTGCTACACTTGGAGAATTCCGTGCTGCTAAAGGGATCTTATTAGAAGAAAAAGAAAAGCTCGTATCAGAAGGCATTGAAGTTTCTGAATCCATTGAAGTAGGGATCATGGTTGAGATCCCATCAACTGCTGTAATGGCAGATACTTTTGCGAAAGAAGTTGACTTCTTTAGCATCGGAACTAACGATTTGATTCAATATACGATGGCTGCAGATCGTATGAACGAACAAGTTTCTTACTTGTATCAGCCATACAATCCAGCGATCTTAAGATTAGTAAAAATGGTTATCGATGCAGCTCATAAAGAAGGCAAGTGGGCTGGTATGTGTGGAGAGATGGCAGGCGATCCGATCGCTATTCCAATCCTTCTTGGCCTTGGCCTCGATGAATTTTCGATGAGTGCTACATCTGTACTGCCTGCTCGTAGTCAGATCCTAGGTCTGTCTAAAGAAAAGATTAGTGCACACATGGATGAAATTCTACAAATGGAAACAATGGAAGACGTTGTGAAGTTTGCAGAAGAAAATTTCTAA
- the ptsG gene encoding glucose-specific PTS transporter subunit IIBC, producing MWKKLFGVLQRVGKALMLPVAILPAAGLLLAFGNAFKNPALIERIPALDAAWFQLVADVMEKSGDIVFANLSLLFAVGVAVGLAGGEGVAGLAAIIGYLIMNVTMSVIEGVTPDMIGKDPSFANVLGIPTLQTGVFGGIIVGILASYLYKRFYNIELPQYLGFFAGKRFVPIVTAVSALALGIVMTFIWPPVQHGLNTFSESMINSNLTVAAFIFGVIERSLIPFGLHHIFYSPFWFEFGSYKSAAEGLVRGDQAIFFAQLKDNVELTAGTFMTGKFPFMMFGLPAAALAMYHEARPEQKKIVAGIMGSAALTSFLTGITEPLEFTFLFVAPVLFGIHAIFAGLSFMVMHLLNVKIGMTFSGGVIDYLLFGVLPNRTDWWLVIPVGLVFAVIYYFGFRFAIRKWNLKTPGREIVDDEVETNVGPSNKDSLAANILEGLGGESNISNLDACITRLRVSVNDPKEVDKDRLKKLGASGVLEMGNNIQAIFGTRSDTIKSEIQDIISGKTVAKPKNAEKTPEQGKVVETNIEGATPTSSISTDDDRFVSPIKGKILPITEVPDQVFSGKMMGDGFAIEPAEGLVVSPVNGKIMNIFPTKHAIGIESDSGKEILIHFGIDTVKLKGEGFESFVSEGDRVKIGQKILKVDLNFVKENAPSVITPIVFTNLSDETVSVEKTGTVAIEEENIITFKK from the coding sequence ATGTGGAAAAAACTATTTGGTGTTCTTCAACGCGTAGGTAAAGCACTTATGTTGCCGGTTGCGATCTTACCAGCTGCAGGTCTGTTGCTTGCCTTTGGTAATGCGTTTAAAAACCCAGCGTTGATTGAAAGAATACCTGCATTGGATGCAGCATGGTTCCAACTTGTTGCAGACGTAATGGAGAAATCGGGAGACATTGTTTTTGCTAACTTATCGTTACTGTTTGCCGTAGGTGTTGCGGTAGGACTAGCAGGCGGTGAAGGTGTAGCAGGATTAGCTGCTATTATCGGTTACTTGATTATGAATGTAACCATGAGCGTTATTGAAGGTGTAACTCCTGATATGATCGGAAAAGATCCTTCTTTTGCGAACGTACTAGGAATTCCAACACTTCAAACGGGAGTGTTTGGCGGTATCATCGTCGGTATTTTAGCCTCCTATCTCTATAAGAGGTTCTATAACATTGAACTTCCTCAATACTTAGGATTCTTTGCTGGTAAACGTTTTGTGCCAATCGTTACAGCAGTATCTGCTCTAGCATTAGGTATTGTAATGACGTTCATCTGGCCACCTGTTCAGCATGGACTTAATACGTTCTCTGAAAGCATGATTAATTCGAACTTGACGGTCGCAGCGTTTATCTTTGGTGTGATCGAACGTTCATTGATTCCTTTTGGACTACATCACATTTTCTACTCGCCGTTCTGGTTTGAGTTCGGCTCTTATAAATCTGCAGCAGAAGGACTTGTTCGTGGTGACCAAGCAATCTTCTTTGCACAATTAAAAGATAACGTTGAACTAACAGCAGGTACTTTTATGACTGGTAAGTTCCCGTTCATGATGTTTGGACTTCCTGCTGCAGCATTAGCGATGTATCATGAAGCGCGACCTGAACAAAAGAAAATCGTTGCGGGTATCATGGGTTCTGCTGCGTTAACTTCATTCTTAACGGGAATTACAGAACCACTTGAGTTCACATTCTTATTTGTTGCTCCAGTATTATTTGGAATTCATGCTATTTTCGCAGGACTTTCTTTTATGGTTATGCACTTGTTAAATGTTAAAATAGGTATGACTTTCTCTGGTGGTGTAATCGACTACTTATTGTTCGGGGTGCTTCCTAATCGTACTGATTGGTGGCTTGTCATTCCTGTAGGTCTTGTATTTGCAGTGATCTATTACTTTGGATTCCGTTTTGCGATTCGTAAATGGAACCTTAAGACACCAGGACGAGAAATTGTGGATGATGAAGTTGAAACAAATGTTGGACCGTCCAATAAAGATTCATTAGCAGCGAATATTTTAGAGGGATTAGGCGGAGAGTCCAATATCTCTAACCTTGACGCTTGTATCACTCGATTAAGAGTATCTGTAAATGATCCAAAGGAAGTAGACAAGGATCGATTGAAAAAACTCGGAGCATCCGGCGTTCTTGAAATGGGTAATAACATTCAAGCAATCTTTGGAACTCGATCAGATACGATCAAGAGTGAAATTCAAGATATTATCAGTGGTAAGACTGTAGCTAAACCGAAGAATGCAGAGAAAACACCTGAACAAGGAAAAGTTGTGGAAACAAACATTGAAGGTGCTACACCAACTTCATCAATTTCTACAGATGATGATCGTTTTGTTTCTCCGATTAAAGGGAAAATACTTCCGATCACAGAAGTTCCTGACCAAGTTTTCTCAGGAAAAATGATGGGTGATGGATTTGCGATCGAACCAGCAGAAGGTTTGGTGGTTTCACCTGTTAATGGTAAGATAATGAATATCTTCCCGACAAAACATGCCATCGGTATTGAGTCAGATTCAGGTAAAGAAATTCTCATTCACTTTGGTATCGATACAGTGAAACTTAAAGGTGAAGGTTTTGAGAGCTTTGTTTCTGAAGGCGACAGAGTTAAGATCGGCCAGAAGATTTTAAAGGTTGATCTGAACTTTGTTAAAGAAAATGCACCATCCGTAATCACACCGATTGTTTTCACGAATCTATCGGATGAAACAGTTTCCGTCGAAAAAACAGGAACTGTGGCTATAGAGGAAGAAAATATTATTACATTCAAAAAATAA
- the racE gene encoding glutamate racemase has product MNRPIGVIDSGVGGLTVAREIMKQLPKEEIIYLGDTKRCPYGPRPFEEVRTYTWEMIDYLLEQKIKMLVIACNTATAAVLEEAKRKLDIPVLGVIHPGARSALKATKNNHVGVIGTVGTINSGAYKQALTQIRNDVIVESLACPLFVPLVEQGKLSGEETLSAVSETLYPLKDVSIDTLILGCTHYPLLRPIIQQVMGEHITLICSGAETAREVSVILDHSGLLNTADAKPVHRFLATAESNHFLQIANHWLDRKIEKVECIQL; this is encoded by the coding sequence TTGAATAGACCCATTGGAGTCATTGATTCAGGAGTGGGAGGTTTAACGGTAGCAAGAGAGATCATGAAGCAGCTACCGAAAGAAGAAATTATTTACTTAGGTGACACGAAAAGGTGTCCGTATGGTCCGAGGCCATTTGAAGAGGTTAGGACTTATACATGGGAAATGATTGACTATCTTTTAGAACAAAAAATTAAGATGCTTGTTATAGCTTGTAATACGGCCACTGCAGCAGTATTAGAAGAAGCGAAGAGAAAGTTAGACATTCCGGTCTTAGGGGTTATCCATCCAGGTGCCCGTTCAGCTTTAAAAGCGACGAAAAATAATCACGTTGGTGTAATCGGGACAGTCGGAACAATCAATAGTGGTGCTTATAAACAGGCGCTAACGCAGATTCGTAACGATGTAATCGTTGAAAGTTTAGCATGCCCGTTGTTCGTTCCACTTGTTGAACAAGGAAAGTTATCAGGTGAAGAGACATTGAGTGCCGTTTCAGAAACCTTATATCCGTTAAAGGATGTATCAATCGATACGTTAATTCTGGGATGTACTCATTATCCGCTATTAAGACCGATTATTCAGCAAGTGATGGGAGAACACATCACGTTGATCTGTTCTGGTGCAGAAACTGCGCGTGAGGTTTCTGTCATCCTCGATCATAGCGGACTTTTAAATACAGCAGACGCTAAACCCGTTCATCGATTTTTAGCTACAGCAGAGAGCAATCATTTCCT